In one Corallococcus sp. EGB genomic region, the following are encoded:
- a CDS encoding flagellar motor protein translates to MLPCIPVSLLFALLLLPSAASAQSLSSDPATQASTIAGRVCVDVDGDGLCGPDEPGLAEVRLVLATGREVRTDASGRYHLTGVDSRVPDLTGGPHLRPGRHALKVDPRSLPPSSQVVPRVANVEVPWGAAVLQDFAVRAPPTRPRAASAPMASRPPEARADARGNLRFLITGQASPGDRVRAGDVDATVEDSGAWLATVLLSPGQNVVGITTTSPAGAVEFAQQSFDVVRRGEHGWIVIPREKVRLGAVRGLSPDAPLPTGDTVLRLEAAPGTRVVTPEAQLVAGPEGEVRVPVRLVPGRNTVPLSLAPPEAPWSSVSVTVEARAQPFVVGLLDVEASLAPAGGGFRLRGRGALHGEAWLGPVQVVGELDLTDTDLRQLDDAPLADWLRPRFPERFERWPDPDLAPAEWGDASVSLTPNPTEGRLRLEVRHEQYGRAGFGTYRALLQDREVGRYHRPLFGPYAELQEQVGPVRVGLDMFAGGLVDPTRGLSATPAHEELSATGGSLYYLGGASISEGSELVRVELRDGVTGLPLGERHLIRGRDYDIDYLAGRILLARPLSFLTGTPLLRTDALTQAPAPVLVVDYAVLHTGDPRDSVGGEAWARWRDTNVGLSAVRERRLGAPFQLLSGRGQTKLWGYSLLAEAASSRGTAVAPTVFGVSDDGGLSFLRPVGARDDHGGAATLRLSGPGVLGPGAGGSLDAAWRERSRGFSDGAHLDVARFRQLSLRATQPVGPVSLILLGDERRSADPRLPFEDTPFGARTLGAAVAYEGGEGNVRLELRDSWLRATDVPGEGEALEGGRTSLGVSVSRMLTSRLSVSAGHRQRLHERGEGLGRMNDTFTSAGVDLSLDNDTSVGVKGGWGPELGPQVWLDARARRGNEMYYGGYSVDVDGPDFGLGRAVTGARTEVGDGTTLFVEDVSAHDAQAIRRARAVGFQYAVGQSGINVGARYERGVRHPLDIGSNLTRDVASVSAQWLRERFRADVRAEVRHEEGTPARGASGPVDRTQVVLALAAEGQLAKDVTASGRLDFAHTVGREGLEARFAEGFAALVWRPGPWLVVARYGLTRELSPGARFAFGDRVLQTVSLMPAVRLGERLSVASGLHVGRSSLGGSSRWVWTGTLRPAVRVLGELEVAVEAARRTSAADDQGLTALRPEVAWRLDDRLRVALGYTVLGFSGLGLEAESEDARDRLYLRAEVAW, encoded by the coding sequence GTGGACGTGGATGGAGATGGGCTCTGTGGCCCCGATGAGCCCGGGCTCGCGGAGGTGCGCCTGGTGCTCGCCACCGGCCGCGAGGTGCGAACCGATGCCTCCGGCCGCTACCACCTCACCGGCGTGGACTCGCGCGTGCCGGACCTCACTGGCGGCCCGCACCTGCGCCCCGGGCGCCATGCGCTGAAGGTGGATCCGCGCAGCCTGCCTCCGTCCAGTCAGGTGGTCCCCCGCGTCGCGAACGTGGAGGTGCCCTGGGGCGCCGCCGTCCTCCAGGACTTCGCCGTGCGCGCGCCGCCCACCCGCCCCCGCGCTGCCTCCGCCCCCATGGCCAGCCGCCCCCCTGAAGCGCGCGCCGATGCTCGGGGGAACCTGCGCTTCCTCATCACCGGTCAGGCCTCTCCCGGAGACCGGGTCCGCGCGGGCGACGTGGACGCCACCGTGGAGGATTCCGGCGCGTGGCTCGCGACCGTGTTGCTGTCTCCGGGCCAGAACGTCGTCGGAATCACCACCACCTCGCCCGCCGGCGCGGTGGAGTTCGCCCAGCAGTCCTTCGACGTGGTTCGACGCGGTGAGCACGGCTGGATTGTCATCCCTCGCGAGAAGGTGCGCCTGGGCGCCGTGCGAGGGCTGTCGCCGGACGCGCCCCTGCCCACGGGCGACACCGTCCTGCGCCTGGAGGCGGCGCCCGGCACCCGGGTGGTGACCCCGGAGGCGCAGCTCGTCGCGGGACCCGAAGGCGAGGTCCGCGTGCCCGTGCGGCTCGTGCCGGGACGCAACACCGTCCCCCTCTCGCTGGCTCCGCCAGAGGCGCCCTGGAGCAGCGTTTCCGTGACCGTCGAAGCGCGCGCCCAGCCGTTCGTAGTGGGCCTGCTCGACGTGGAGGCCAGCCTCGCGCCGGCCGGCGGCGGCTTCCGGCTGCGAGGGCGCGGCGCCCTCCATGGTGAGGCCTGGCTGGGCCCCGTGCAGGTGGTGGGCGAGCTGGACCTGACCGACACCGACCTGCGCCAGCTGGACGACGCGCCGCTCGCGGACTGGCTGCGTCCCCGCTTCCCCGAGCGCTTCGAACGCTGGCCCGACCCCGACCTCGCCCCGGCGGAGTGGGGCGACGCTTCCGTGTCCCTCACGCCCAACCCCACGGAGGGGCGCCTGCGCCTGGAGGTGCGGCACGAACAGTACGGCCGCGCGGGCTTCGGCACCTACCGCGCGCTCCTGCAGGACCGCGAGGTGGGCCGCTACCACCGCCCCCTCTTCGGCCCCTACGCGGAGTTGCAGGAGCAGGTGGGCCCCGTGCGCGTGGGGCTGGACATGTTCGCTGGCGGGCTGGTGGACCCGACGCGCGGCCTGTCCGCGACGCCCGCGCACGAGGAGCTGAGCGCCACCGGCGGCAGCCTCTACTACCTGGGCGGCGCCTCCATCTCGGAGGGCTCCGAGCTGGTGCGCGTGGAGTTGCGCGACGGCGTCACCGGCCTGCCGCTGGGAGAACGACACCTCATCCGGGGCCGCGACTACGACATCGACTACCTCGCGGGCCGCATCCTCCTCGCGCGGCCGCTGTCGTTCCTCACCGGCACGCCGCTCCTGCGCACGGACGCGCTCACCCAGGCGCCAGCGCCGGTGCTCGTCGTGGACTACGCCGTGCTGCACACGGGCGACCCGCGCGACTCGGTGGGCGGCGAGGCCTGGGCGCGTTGGCGCGACACGAACGTCGGCCTGTCCGCCGTGCGCGAGCGCCGGCTGGGGGCGCCCTTCCAGCTCCTGTCGGGACGGGGCCAGACGAAGCTGTGGGGGTACTCACTGCTCGCCGAGGCCGCGAGCAGCCGGGGGACCGCGGTGGCGCCCACCGTGTTCGGCGTGTCGGACGACGGCGGCCTGTCCTTCCTCCGCCCCGTGGGCGCGCGGGACGACCATGGAGGCGCGGCGACGCTGCGCCTGAGCGGCCCCGGCGTCCTGGGCCCGGGGGCTGGCGGGTCCTTGGATGCCGCATGGCGCGAGCGCTCGCGTGGCTTCTCCGACGGCGCGCACCTGGACGTCGCCCGCTTCCGGCAGCTGTCCCTGCGCGCCACGCAGCCCGTGGGCCCGGTGTCGCTCATCCTCCTGGGCGACGAGCGCCGCTCGGCGGATCCGCGCCTGCCCTTCGAGGACACGCCCTTCGGCGCCCGCACGTTGGGCGCGGCCGTGGCCTACGAAGGCGGCGAAGGAAACGTGCGCCTGGAGCTGCGCGACAGCTGGTTGCGCGCGACGGACGTGCCCGGCGAGGGCGAAGCGCTGGAAGGTGGCCGGACCTCCCTGGGCGTGTCGGTGTCCCGCATGCTGACGTCCCGCCTCAGCGTGTCCGCGGGCCACCGGCAGCGGCTGCACGAGCGCGGCGAAGGCCTGGGCCGGATGAACGACACGTTCACCTCCGCGGGCGTGGACCTGAGCCTGGACAACGACACATCCGTGGGCGTGAAGGGGGGCTGGGGCCCGGAGCTGGGGCCGCAGGTCTGGCTGGACGCGCGCGCGCGGCGCGGCAACGAGATGTACTACGGCGGCTACTCCGTGGACGTGGACGGGCCGGACTTCGGTCTGGGCCGCGCGGTGACGGGGGCCCGCACGGAGGTGGGGGACGGCACCACCTTGTTCGTGGAGGACGTGAGCGCGCATGACGCGCAGGCGATCCGCCGGGCCCGCGCCGTGGGCTTCCAGTACGCGGTGGGCCAGAGCGGCATCAACGTGGGCGCCCGCTACGAGCGCGGCGTGCGCCACCCGCTGGACATCGGCAGCAACCTCACGCGCGACGTGGCCAGCGTGTCCGCGCAGTGGCTGCGCGAGCGCTTCCGGGCGGACGTGCGCGCGGAGGTGCGCCATGAGGAGGGCACTCCCGCGCGCGGTGCCTCCGGTCCGGTGGACCGGACGCAGGTGGTGCTGGCGCTGGCCGCGGAGGGTCAGCTGGCGAAGGACGTCACGGCCTCCGGACGCCTGGACTTCGCGCACACCGTGGGCCGGGAAGGGCTGGAGGCGCGGTTCGCGGAAGGCTTCGCGGCGCTCGTGTGGCGGCCCGGCCCCTGGCTGGTGGTGGCCCGCTATGGCCTCACCCGCGAGCTGTCCCCCGGGGCGCGCTTCGCCTTCGGCGACCGGGTGCTCCAGACGGTGTCGCTGATGCCGGCGGTGCGGCTGGGGGAGCGGCTCTCCGTGGCGTCGGGCCTGCACGTCGGACGCTCCAGCCTGGGCGGGTCCTCGCGCTGGGTGTGGACCGGCACGCTGCGGCCCGCGGTGCGGGTGCTGGGCGAACTGGAGGTCGCGGTGGAGGCCGCCCGGCGCACGTCCGCGGCGGACGACCAGGGGTTGACGGCGCTGCGGCCGGAGGTGGCCTGGCGGCTGGACGACCGTCTGCGGGTGGCGCTGGGGTACACCGTCCTGGGCTTCAGCGGTTTGGGTCTGGAGGCCGAATCGGAGGATGCTCGGGATCGCCTCTATCTCCGGGCGGAAGTGGCCTGGTAG